One window of the Labeo rohita strain BAU-BD-2019 chromosome 9, IGBB_LRoh.1.0, whole genome shotgun sequence genome contains the following:
- the LOC127171152 gene encoding uncharacterized protein LOC127171152 isoform X1, translating into MLGTLENKQKAHWKEYVKPLMYAYNCTRNDVTGYSPYELMFGRQPRLPLDIAFGLLNDEPCHSHSKYVTSLKSRLEESYKLALENSRKVAERNKKRFDTNVLASVLEVGDRVLVRNVRLRGKQKLSDKWESDVYTVLKKAQNVPVYTVCPEGKDGPVRTLHRDLLLPCGFLPGVELEETTLPGVRPKCQTKPHSSAQKADKIERLDDDEDSESKSPRCFVPRGPVEVISRYIPPERSSCHLECSPVADPVELEAAGISRPNVDLLEDKQHEVREACEQICDEMSENLPGRDGVDSENVEVDLAECGDTDDTVIVSGEVGCDTPEVVNGSPETLENVVANPVEELRVVQDEGNSRTPDMIPEDGSSEGMPEDENPRCEGEGVRRSVRQIKPPKKFHYPHLGNLGELAMLFQVLFCVKDAYK; encoded by the coding sequence ATGCTGGGTACCctagaaaacaaacagaaagctCACTGGAAGGAGTATGTCAAGCCGCTGATGTACGCGTACAATTGTACCAGAAACGATGTCACAGGCTATTCTCCATATGAGCTGATGTTTGGCAGGCAGCCCCGGTTGCCACTGGATATTGCTTTCGGTCTATTGAATGATGAACCGTGCCATTCTCACTCAAAGTATGTGACCTCCCTAAAGAGTAGACTGGAAGAAAGCTACAAGTTAGCTTTGGAGAATAGTAGGAAAGTGGCCGAACGGAACAAAAAGAGATTTGACACAAATGTGCTGGCTTCTGTTTTGGAAGTGGGTGATAGGGTGTTAGTAAGAAATGTTCGATTGAGGGGGAAACAAAAACTGTCGGATAAGTGGGAATCAGATGTGTACACTGTGTTAAAGAAAGCACAGAATGTTCCAGTGTATACCGTTTGTCCTGAGGGGAAGGATGGTCCCGTCCGCACTCTTCACCGAGACCTGCTTTTACCTTGTGGGTTTTTACCTGGTGTTGAGTTGGAAGAGACTACCTTACCTGGTGTGCGTCCAAAGTGTCAAACAAAACCTCACTCTAGTGCACAAAAAGCTGACAAAATAGAACGTTTAGATGATGACGAAGACTCAGAAAGTAAATCTCCTCGCTGTTTTGTACCTAGAGGACCAGTAGAGGTGATTTCTCGTTACATCCCACCTGAACGTTCTTCCTGTCATTTGGAGTGTTCCCCAGTTGCAGATCCAGTTGAGCTTGAGGCAGCAGGTATTAGCCGACCAAATGTTGATCTTCTGGAAGACAAACAACATGAAGTCCGTGAGGCATGTGAACAAATATGTGATGAAATGAGTGAGAACTTACCTGGAAGGGACGGAGTGGATTCAGAGAATGTAGAGGTTGATCTTGCAGAATGTGGAGACACTGACGACACTGTAATAGTCTCTGGGGAGGTTGGTTGTGATACCCCTGAGGTTGTTAACGGGTCTCCTGAGACATTGGAGAATGTAGTTGCAAATCCAGTTGAAGAACTAAGGGTTGTTCAGGATGAGGGGAACAGTCGTACACCTGACATGATACCTGAAGATGGTTCAAGTGAAGGTATGCCAGAGGATGAAAATCCACGATGTGAGGGTGAGGGTGTAAGACGCTCTGTAAGGCAGATTAAACCCCCAAAGAAATTTCACTATCCCCATTTAGGCAATCTTGGTGAGTTAGCAATGTTATTTCAGGTGTTATTCTGTGTGAAAGATGCATATaagtga